One window from the genome of Homoserinimonas aerilata encodes:
- a CDS encoding YaeQ family protein, giving the protein MAVGAMIHTFTVQLSDMDRGVYEELTLRVARHPSETDAYMVTRLLAYCLEFEEGIAFSEGISSTEEPAVVVRDLTGRLLAWIEVGAPDAARLHYGSKLAERVAVYTHRDPAKVLAPLLGKQIHRADAIRLRSFEPGFVDGAVAALERRNTVTLSVTEGQLYLDMNGSSLSSSILEHALV; this is encoded by the coding sequence ATGGCTGTCGGCGCAATGATCCACACGTTCACGGTGCAACTCTCCGACATGGATCGCGGCGTGTACGAGGAGTTGACGCTCCGCGTGGCCCGGCATCCGTCGGAGACTGACGCGTACATGGTGACGCGTCTGCTCGCGTACTGCCTCGAATTCGAGGAGGGAATCGCGTTCAGCGAGGGCATCTCGTCGACTGAGGAGCCGGCCGTTGTTGTGCGCGATCTGACGGGCAGGCTGTTGGCGTGGATCGAGGTGGGTGCCCCGGATGCTGCGCGCCTCCACTACGGCAGCAAGCTGGCCGAGAGGGTCGCCGTGTACACGCATCGTGACCCGGCGAAGGTGCTCGCGCCGCTCCTGGGCAAGCAGATTCACCGCGCGGATGCGATCAGGCTGCGCAGCTTCGAGCCCGGTTTCGTCGATGGTGCGGTTGCCGCGCTCGAGCGGCGCAACACGGTCACCCTGTCGGTGACCGAGGGGCAGCTGTATCTCGACATGAACGGGTCCAGCCTGAGCTCGAGCATCCTGGAGCACGCGCTCGTCTAG
- a CDS encoding TetR/AcrR family transcriptional regulator yields MTSTTPVGLRADARDNRDRIITASAEAFAVIGTGISMTEVAKRAGVGVATLFRHFATKEKLVDAVFAASVTWWLERLNEALAERDSWSALSRMITDVAAEQARHPACADMIVTSFLHGDGFAAERATVEDGFTDLIRRSQADGRAAADLEWIDIALLLEANAAVIMGAADDASAASHRLTTRLLRAFALAAPAGYST; encoded by the coding sequence ATGACTTCGACAACACCGGTCGGGCTTCGGGCCGATGCCCGCGACAACCGCGATCGAATCATCACCGCATCCGCGGAGGCATTTGCCGTAATCGGAACCGGAATCTCGATGACCGAAGTGGCAAAGCGAGCAGGGGTCGGCGTGGCGACCCTCTTCCGGCACTTCGCCACAAAGGAGAAACTCGTCGACGCCGTTTTCGCCGCGAGCGTCACCTGGTGGCTCGAACGCCTGAACGAGGCCCTCGCCGAGCGAGACAGCTGGTCAGCGCTGAGCCGCATGATCACAGATGTCGCCGCCGAGCAGGCCAGGCACCCCGCCTGCGCAGACATGATCGTCACATCCTTTCTTCACGGCGACGGCTTCGCGGCCGAGCGCGCAACAGTCGAAGACGGCTTCACCGACCTCATCCGGCGATCACAAGCAGACGGGCGTGCGGCAGCCGACCTCGAATGGATCGACATCGCACTCCTGCTTGAGGCCAACGCTGCCGTCATCATGGGCGCCGCAGACGACGCATCCGCGGCCTCGCATCGACTGACAACCCGACTTCTTCGGGCCTTTGCCCTCGCTGCCCCCGCCGGCTACTCCACCTGA
- a CDS encoding ABC transporter ATP-binding protein has product MTTPMLSIKNLKKVYQVADGEIEAVRDINLDIAEGELICIVGPSGAGKTTLLKCIAGLLTPTSGSVELAGVPVSGPPKAMAVVFQEYGRSLFPWMTVRANVELPLKNAGVPKAEREKLVNEALVAVELEHVPESYPWQLSGGMQQRVAIARAVAYRPKVLLMDEPFAAVDAQTRADLEDLVRDIWHKLGVTILFITHDIDESVYLAQRVIMLSNSPTVVQDDLTIDLPDERDQLETRSSKRFAELRTHVYEQIQLAKASKPTGAVATQKTTKR; this is encoded by the coding sequence ATGACCACACCCATGCTGTCGATCAAGAACCTCAAGAAGGTCTACCAGGTGGCGGATGGCGAGATCGAAGCCGTTCGCGACATCAACCTGGACATTGCCGAAGGCGAACTCATCTGCATCGTCGGCCCCTCAGGCGCCGGCAAGACCACGCTGCTGAAGTGCATCGCAGGGCTGCTCACCCCGACCTCCGGGAGCGTCGAGCTGGCCGGCGTCCCCGTCTCCGGGCCGCCGAAGGCGATGGCCGTCGTCTTCCAGGAATACGGCCGCAGCCTGTTCCCGTGGATGACGGTGCGCGCCAACGTCGAGCTGCCGCTGAAGAACGCCGGCGTGCCGAAGGCGGAGCGCGAAAAGCTCGTGAATGAGGCGCTCGTCGCCGTCGAGCTGGAGCACGTACCCGAGAGCTACCCGTGGCAGCTCTCCGGAGGCATGCAGCAGCGCGTCGCGATCGCCCGCGCCGTCGCGTACCGCCCGAAGGTGCTGCTGATGGACGAGCCGTTCGCGGCCGTCGACGCCCAGACCCGCGCCGACCTGGAAGACCTCGTGCGCGACATCTGGCACAAGCTCGGCGTCACCATCCTCTTCATCACGCACGACATCGACGAATCGGTGTACCTGGCGCAGCGCGTCATCATGCTGTCGAACTCGCCCACCGTCGTGCAGGACGATCTGACCATCGACCTGCCCGACGAGCGCGACCAGCTGGAGACGCGCTCGAGCAAGCGCTTCGCCGAGCTGCGTACGCACGTCTACGAGCAGATCCAGCTGGCGAAGGCGTCGAAGCCGACCGGTGCCGTCGCCACGCAGAAGACGACAAAGCGATAG
- a CDS encoding thiamine pyrophosphate-binding protein, with protein sequence MKVSEAVGRALVQWGVDQVFGVAGSGNFEVTTAMVDAGAKYVSARHEGGAASMADGYARLARKVTVASVHQGPGLTNALTGLAEAVKAHTPLIMVAGETPATMKTSNFWIDQASSAEALGAVAFRLESPATALADAARAFTLARTGQPVLLGLPLDVQAGEIDWNGTAPELPTPASPPAPSADAVAELVSRLSAAQRPLVVGGRGAFGAHDELVRLAEASGALLATSAMARGLFNDDPWNVDVMGGFANESMSELIQGADLIVAFGASLNRWTSRNGELIGDTPVIQVDANRAAFSLHRPVTTSVIGDAALVAVAVAAALPARGDAGYRTPETAEKLATGRLWRDQPFEARTADDRIDPRSLAVALDELLPNERVVTADAGSHTEYTAMYLQVPDDRGYCLPLGFQCIGLALASSIGAAVAQPDRLPVAGIGDGGFMMSLVELDTAVRLGLPLVVVVYNDSAYGAEVHHFGHSGQPLDIVEFPDTDIAAIARGFGCDGITVRSLDDLSGLRDWLDGDRTRPIVIDAKTISFPSWVDAHAFVGEPK encoded by the coding sequence ATGAAGGTCAGCGAAGCGGTCGGCCGGGCACTCGTGCAGTGGGGGGTCGACCAGGTTTTCGGTGTTGCCGGTAGCGGCAACTTCGAGGTCACGACCGCCATGGTCGACGCCGGTGCGAAATACGTCTCCGCACGCCACGAGGGCGGTGCGGCCAGCATGGCGGATGGCTACGCACGCCTGGCGCGCAAGGTCACCGTCGCGAGCGTGCACCAGGGGCCCGGGCTCACCAACGCCCTGACCGGCCTGGCGGAGGCCGTGAAGGCGCACACCCCGCTGATCATGGTCGCGGGCGAGACGCCGGCCACCATGAAGACCTCCAACTTCTGGATCGACCAGGCCAGCTCCGCCGAGGCGCTGGGCGCAGTCGCGTTCCGTCTGGAGTCTCCGGCAACCGCGCTGGCGGATGCCGCGCGCGCGTTCACACTGGCCAGAACCGGCCAGCCGGTTCTGCTCGGCCTGCCGCTCGACGTGCAGGCCGGCGAGATCGACTGGAACGGAACCGCACCCGAGCTGCCGACGCCGGCCTCACCGCCGGCTCCCTCCGCAGACGCGGTCGCCGAGCTCGTCTCGCGACTGAGCGCGGCCCAGCGCCCACTCGTCGTCGGCGGACGCGGGGCCTTCGGGGCCCATGACGAACTCGTCAGGCTGGCCGAAGCATCCGGAGCCCTCCTCGCGACCTCCGCGATGGCCCGCGGACTCTTCAACGACGACCCATGGAACGTCGACGTCATGGGCGGCTTCGCCAACGAGTCGATGTCGGAGCTCATCCAGGGCGCCGACCTGATCGTCGCCTTCGGGGCATCCCTCAACCGGTGGACGTCACGCAACGGCGAGCTCATCGGCGACACCCCGGTCATTCAGGTCGATGCGAACCGGGCGGCCTTCTCCCTGCACAGGCCGGTGACGACATCCGTCATCGGCGACGCCGCGCTGGTGGCAGTTGCGGTCGCGGCCGCTCTCCCCGCCCGAGGCGACGCCGGCTACCGCACGCCGGAGACCGCCGAGAAGCTGGCGACCGGGCGGCTCTGGCGCGATCAGCCGTTCGAGGCTCGCACCGCCGACGACCGCATCGACCCACGCTCACTCGCGGTCGCGCTCGACGAACTGCTGCCGAACGAGCGGGTGGTGACAGCGGATGCCGGCAGCCACACCGAATACACGGCCATGTACCTGCAGGTTCCGGATGATCGGGGCTACTGCCTGCCGCTCGGGTTCCAGTGCATCGGGCTCGCGCTTGCGTCATCCATCGGTGCCGCAGTGGCCCAGCCCGATCGCCTGCCGGTCGCCGGCATCGGAGACGGCGGGTTCATGATGAGCCTGGTCGAACTCGACACCGCCGTGCGCCTCGGGCTCCCCCTCGTGGTGGTCGTCTACAACGACAGCGCGTACGGTGCCGAGGTGCACCACTTCGGGCACAGCGGGCAGCCGCTCGACATCGTCGAGTTCCCCGACACCGACATCGCCGCAATCGCCCGCGGATTCGGCTGCGATGGCATCACGGTGCGGTCGCTCGACGACCTCAGCGGACTGCGCGACTGGCTCGACGGAGACCGGACCCGGCCGATCGTCATCGACGCGAAGACCATCTCGTTCCCGTCATGGGTCGACGCCCACGCGTTCGTGGGCGAGCCGAAATAG
- a CDS encoding ABC transporter ATP-binding protein, with the protein MPVPVLAAREVTKTYGRGPTRFDALKGVSLDVAEGESLAIVGKSGSGKSTLMHLLALLDAPTSGAIELSGRDASTLRGSSLNKTRNSTFGFVFQQFFLTPGASVLDNVTLPLRIAGVRPAERRRRGLAALEQLELADKAKNKANDLSGGQKQRVVIARALVNNPSVIFADEPTGNLDTATGEVVENILFDLNRSQGITLIVVTHDEDLAARCSRRIYVRDGLVVDSLTTPSGAAA; encoded by the coding sequence ATGCCTGTCCCCGTTCTCGCCGCACGCGAGGTCACCAAAACCTATGGTCGCGGGCCCACCCGCTTCGACGCGCTGAAGGGGGTCTCCCTCGATGTGGCGGAGGGCGAATCCCTCGCGATCGTCGGCAAGAGCGGGTCGGGCAAGTCCACCCTCATGCACCTTCTGGCGCTGCTGGATGCGCCGACGTCGGGGGCGATCGAGCTCAGCGGTCGCGACGCGAGCACCCTGCGCGGGTCATCGCTGAACAAGACCCGCAACTCCACATTCGGCTTCGTGTTCCAGCAGTTCTTTCTCACCCCGGGCGCCAGCGTTCTCGACAACGTGACGCTCCCGCTGCGCATCGCGGGCGTGCGCCCGGCCGAGCGCCGCCGCCGTGGCCTCGCCGCACTCGAACAACTCGAACTGGCCGACAAGGCCAAGAACAAGGCCAATGACCTCTCCGGAGGGCAGAAGCAGAGGGTCGTCATCGCGCGCGCCCTGGTCAACAACCCCAGCGTGATCTTCGCCGACGAACCCACCGGCAACCTCGACACCGCCACAGGGGAGGTCGTCGAGAACATCCTCTTCGACCTCAACCGCAGCCAGGGAATCACCCTCATCGTCGTCACCCACGACGAGGACCTCGCCGCACGATGCAGCCGCCGCATCTACGTGCGCGACGGTCTCGTCGTCGACAGCCTCACCACCCCGTCAGGAGCAGCAGCATGA
- a CDS encoding ABC transporter permease, giving the protein MSILELLRSAVSNSLRSKTRTTLTVIAIFIGAFTLTLTSGIGTGINQYIDTTVSAIGADDVMTVTKNAETTETLTDGPREYDPDTTTTQASSGGPPGTGTVIKVITPDDLDTIAAVPGVVDVTPTISISGDYVAVGDGTRYEAQIGSFVAGVRLDLASGQEPDNGSSDLQVAIPVSFVEPLGFADNDDAIGQTLTIAVTDAEGTQSTVDASIVGVSNTTLAGTEAVTPNDALTTALHEQQSVGLSTEQTTSYSSATVHFDPASTDEQISALKTDLDDAGFTGTTVDDQIGSFKTVIDGIVLVLNGFAIIALLAAGFGIVNTLLMSVQERTREIGLMKAMGMSGGKVFGLFSLEAVFIGFLGSAIGVGVGMLAGTLVSNALSASVLSGLPGLTLVAFDPVSIGSIVLAVMGIAFLAGTIPALRAARQDPIESLRYE; this is encoded by the coding sequence ATGAGCATTCTCGAACTACTCCGCTCCGCGGTCAGCAACAGCCTGCGCAGCAAGACCCGCACCACCCTCACCGTCATCGCGATCTTCATCGGTGCGTTCACGCTGACCCTCACCAGCGGAATCGGCACCGGCATCAACCAGTACATCGACACCACCGTCTCGGCGATCGGGGCGGATGACGTGATGACGGTCACCAAGAACGCGGAGACCACAGAGACGCTCACCGATGGCCCGCGGGAGTACGACCCCGACACGACGACCACCCAGGCGTCCTCAGGAGGCCCTCCCGGCACCGGCACGGTCATCAAGGTCATCACGCCGGATGATCTCGACACGATCGCCGCGGTTCCGGGCGTCGTTGACGTGACGCCGACGATCTCCATCAGCGGCGACTATGTCGCGGTCGGAGACGGCACCAGATATGAGGCGCAGATCGGGTCGTTCGTTGCCGGCGTACGTCTCGACCTCGCATCCGGGCAGGAACCTGACAACGGATCGTCCGACCTGCAGGTCGCGATTCCGGTCTCCTTCGTCGAACCGCTCGGCTTCGCCGACAACGACGACGCGATCGGGCAGACCCTCACAATCGCCGTCACTGACGCTGAGGGAACCCAGTCGACGGTCGACGCGAGCATCGTCGGCGTCTCCAACACGACGCTCGCCGGAACAGAGGCGGTCACCCCGAACGACGCCCTCACGACAGCGCTGCACGAGCAGCAGTCCGTCGGCCTCAGCACGGAGCAGACGACGAGCTACTCGAGCGCGACCGTGCACTTCGACCCCGCCTCGACCGACGAACAGATCAGCGCGCTGAAGACAGACCTCGACGACGCAGGATTCACCGGCACCACCGTCGACGACCAGATCGGCTCCTTCAAAACCGTGATCGACGGCATCGTGCTCGTGCTCAACGGCTTCGCGATCATCGCACTGCTCGCCGCAGGCTTCGGCATCGTCAACACACTCCTGATGTCAGTTCAGGAGCGCACCCGCGAGATCGGGCTCATGAAGGCGATGGGCATGTCCGGCGGCAAGGTGTTCGGGCTCTTCAGCCTCGAGGCCGTGTTCATCGGGTTCCTCGGCAGCGCCATCGGGGTCGGAGTCGGCATGCTCGCCGGCACCCTCGTCAGCAACGCGCTATCAGCCAGCGTGCTCTCTGGGCTACCCGGCCTGACGCTCGTCGCGTTCGACCCGGTCTCGATCGGCTCGATCGTGCTCGCCGTGATGGGCATCGCGTTCCTGGCCGGCACCATCCCCGCACTCCGAGCAGCCCGCCAGGACCCCATCGAGTCGCTGCGCTACGAGTGA
- a CDS encoding NADP-dependent oxidoreductase: MRAVQFFEYGDASMLKIVDVDTPAPTAGQVLVRVSATSVNPVDIAVRRGEMRMLSGHRFPQGLGIDIAGVVAEVGANVTAFVPGDRVWGVKAGLFTRASGAAAEFMVIDARLLSSIPANIDLIDSAALPAVGVTAVTAVGDKARVVATSRVLIRGAAGGVGSAAVQYAHSLGAHVTALASERNMRFVLDLGADVALNRATTPVVDLGDFDAIIDTVGSELLQLRRHLSPNGRMVTIAVGSLGSIAAVAFSAIYGPRRIRAFFGQPPRGVLAQLTEIVQAEGIMPVIEEIYPLERIADAHRAAEAGGGRGKRVIRIGV, translated from the coding sequence ATGCGCGCTGTTCAGTTCTTCGAATACGGGGATGCGAGCATGTTGAAGATCGTTGACGTCGACACGCCAGCGCCCACAGCGGGCCAAGTGCTCGTGCGTGTTTCGGCCACCAGCGTCAACCCTGTCGACATTGCGGTGCGACGGGGCGAGATGAGGATGCTGTCGGGGCACCGCTTTCCGCAAGGCCTCGGCATCGACATTGCGGGGGTGGTCGCCGAGGTGGGGGCCAACGTCACAGCCTTCGTGCCCGGTGACCGAGTGTGGGGAGTCAAGGCGGGACTCTTCACTCGAGCAAGCGGCGCCGCGGCCGAGTTCATGGTCATCGATGCGCGACTCCTTTCGAGCATCCCCGCGAACATCGACCTCATCGATTCGGCGGCGCTCCCGGCAGTTGGAGTGACCGCCGTCACCGCGGTGGGAGACAAGGCGCGGGTTGTCGCGACCAGCCGCGTTCTGATCAGGGGTGCTGCCGGCGGGGTCGGCAGTGCGGCGGTGCAGTACGCACACTCTCTGGGCGCCCACGTGACGGCTCTTGCCAGCGAACGGAATATGCGGTTCGTGCTGGATCTCGGTGCGGATGTCGCCCTGAACCGTGCGACGACACCGGTCGTCGATCTCGGGGACTTCGATGCGATCATCGACACCGTCGGCTCCGAGCTGCTGCAGTTGCGCAGGCACCTTTCGCCGAACGGGCGCATGGTCACCATCGCCGTTGGCTCGCTCGGGAGCATTGCGGCGGTGGCGTTCTCGGCGATCTATGGCCCGAGGCGAATTCGGGCGTTCTTCGGCCAGCCGCCACGAGGCGTGCTTGCGCAGTTGACCGAGATCGTGCAGGCCGAGGGGATCATGCCGGTGATCGAAGAGATCTACCCACTCGAGAGGATTGCTGACGCGCATCGTGCGGCCGAAGCCGGTGGTGGCAGGGGCAAGCGGGTCATCCGTATCGGCGTCTGA